A stretch of DNA from Arthrobacter jiangjiafuii:
ATCTGCAGGTCGGGCTCGGGTTCGCCGGTGCCGAGCAGGAGGGCGCCGGCGTCGTGCAGGAAGGTCAGGTCGCCGAGCAGCAGGCGGGTGGGGATGCCGTTGGCCAGCGCGATGCCCGACGCCGTGGCGATGGTGCCGTCGATGCCGGCCAGTCCGCGGTTGGCGTAGACGTCCAGCGGGTGCCAGTCCGGGGCGGCCATCAGGTCCAGGTCGCGGATCGGGTTGGAGGAGCCGAGCACCAGGTTGCCGTCGGTGTGGTCCCAGACCAGGTCGGCGACGTGCAGGCCGTTGAGTTCACTCTGCCCGTCCAGCAGGGAGGCGATTGCTGCAGTCGCTGCAGCGGAGGCTTTCTGCCAGCGCCCGAGCCAGCCGGGAGTGCCTCGGCCGGCGAAGTCGAAGAGGCCGGACAGGTCGGTGATGATGGTTTCGGGCCGGCGGCCGGGGGTGAACCAGTTGACCGGCCGCGGCACGTAGATCGCCTTTTCCACATCGCGGCGGGCCAGCAGGCCGGCCACCGGACGGGACAGTGTGGGACGGCCGAAGACCACCACCCGCTCGATCTCCGGGCCCAGCTCCTCGAGCAGCAGCCGGTACGCGTTGATTGCGTTGGGGCCGAAGCGCGCATTGGAGGACGGTTCTGCCAGCAGCGGCAGACCGGCACGGCGGGCAAACAGGGCGGCGATCTCCCCTGCGCCGTCGCCGGCAATGACCACGGCACGGTGCGTGCCGTCGTGGTTCGCCAGCACTGCGGCTTCCCGTCCGGTGGCGACGGGGTCGGCGGGCAGATCCGCGTCCGGGAGTTCGGCGTAGGCTGCTGCCAGTTCGCCGGTGTCACCGTCCTGCGGGATCAGCGGGTCGCGGAACTGCAGGTTGATGTGGATCGGTCCCACCGGGTTGCCGGCACTGACCTCGTCGAAGGCCGCGCTGATCGCCCCTGCCGGGTCATCGCCGGCACGGACGTTTGCGGTGGAGGCGGGGAACTGGGCGAAGATGCCGGGCTGGACGGTCGTCTGGTTGGCCCCGGTGCCGTGCAGTTCCGCGGGGCGGTCGGCCGAGAGCACCACCAGCGGCACACCGGCGTGATGGGCTTCCATCACGGCCGGCATCAATTCGCCCACCGCGGTGCCCGAGGTGGTGACGACGGCGGCCGGCCGGTGTCCGCCGCGCGCCAGGCCCAGGGCGGTGAAGCCCGCGACCCGTTCGTCGATCCGCACGTGGACCGTCACCCGGCCCTGCACTTCGGCTTCCGCCAGGGCATAGGCCAGCGGGGCGCTGCGCGAGCCCGGGGCGATGACGACGTCGCGCACCCCTGCCGCAGTCAGTGCCGACACCGCTGAGCGGGCTGCCTGCAGGGAACTGAGGTTGCTGGCCGACGCCGGGTCAGCGGAGTCTGCGGCGGAGGACGGGCTGGGGGACTTCGAGGTTCCGGTCACCCCTCCATCCTAGGGTTCCGGGTGCGGGTTATGACCTTGAGAGCCGCCGTCCTCCCCTCTGCGGCCCTTCATCAGTAGGCCCGAACCCGCTGTTCCACGACCAGGTGGATGAGCGCAAAGGTCTTGTCCACATCAATGGCCCGAAGGGCTGCCTCGACAGCGGCGGGCACATCGGGGTCGCGCTCCACCTTGATGCCGAAACCGCCAAAGGCCTGGGCCATCACCGCAAACTCGGGGTTTTTCAGCTGGGTTCCGGAGACCCGGTCCGGATAGTGGCGCTCCTGGTGGGTGCGGATCGTGCCGTACTCCTGGTTGTCCATCACGATCACCAGCGGAGTGGCCCCGTATTGGGCGGCCGTGGCCAGCTCCTGGCCGTTCATCAGGAACTCGCCGTCACCGGCAATCGTCACCACGCGCCGGCCCGGGTAGGTCAGTGACGCAG
This window harbors:
- the menD gene encoding 2-succinyl-5-enolpyruvyl-6-hydroxy-3-cyclohexene-1-carboxylic-acid synthase, which encodes MTGTSKSPSPSSAADSADPASASNLSSLQAARSAVSALTAAGVRDVVIAPGSRSAPLAYALAEAEVQGRVTVHVRIDERVAGFTALGLARGGHRPAAVVTTSGTAVGELMPAVMEAHHAGVPLVVLSADRPAELHGTGANQTTVQPGIFAQFPASTANVRAGDDPAGAISAAFDEVSAGNPVGPIHINLQFRDPLIPQDGDTGELAAAYAELPDADLPADPVATGREAAVLANHDGTHRAVVIAGDGAGEIAALFARRAGLPLLAEPSSNARFGPNAINAYRLLLEELGPEIERVVVFGRPTLSRPVAGLLARRDVEKAIYVPRPVNWFTPGRRPETIITDLSGLFDFAGRGTPGWLGRWQKASAAATAAIASLLDGQSELNGLHVADLVWDHTDGNLVLGSSNPIRDLDLMAAPDWHPLDVYANRGLAGIDGTIATASGIALANGIPTRLLLGDLTFLHDAGALLLGTGEPEPDLQIVVLNDGGGGIFSTLEHGALGEEQAEYTAVVERFFGTPHTADLAALAAAYGVQYQVVRSIEELDAALDAPISGRSILEVPVQRASLRGLHAKVKGAVQAVLAPRAR